The DNA sequence ACAAAAATATCGTAGCTATAAAGATACGGGCGCAAGTGGTAAAGATGATCCATTTGCGTCCGTTCTATTTAAGGTAGTTCTACTAAAAAGCTTTGTGTTCCTACTATTTCCTCTTCCATAAAAACCGTCACGCGATATTGGCCAGTTTGTAATAACGGGTCCTCTGCATCTAAAAGGTGAAGATTGACACGGTCGGAACGGAAAAACGTATAGGTGCGGTCTCTTATTGTTTGCCAATTACCTTCAAGATTAAATTCTAGCACCACTCTCACATCGCGATCGCCAACAGGCTCTGGAGAATAGTATAATAACTCTACAGTAGATGTGTACTTTTCAAAGATGGGGAGCTCGTGATCTAACGCTTCCTTAACAGAAAGAGGCGGCCCATGATCTTCGTAATAAACATACGTTCCATATGGTAGTGTAGAAGTATCCATCCATGCCTCTACCCTTATTGCTGGAAGGAGTAAAAGTATCACGAAAGTAATCGGAACTATAACAGCACTAATATAAGAGCGTCCTGTCCTTTGAAAAAGAGGGACTTTTGCTTTTTCCTCACTAGTGTCAAATAAAAGTGAACTTATTTTTCTTGCATAAAGTGCGTTGCCTTTTAAGCCGAAATAAAGGTGGACGGCAAATGTTGTGATACAAGTCCAAAGGATCGCTAGTGCAGGATCAATATTTCCATAAAAAACGAATAGCGGAAAAATAGTATGAATAGACCAGATAAAAAAGATGAGTAAATAATAGACTAAAACTGAGCCGTACATATGCCGATAAGATAGCCAAATAGGTGTAAAGAAAAATGCAGCCCAATTCCAGCCAGAAAATGTTGTTGGTACGTGATGCTTTTTCCATTTATTACAGTAAAACGCTGCGTTGGATTGGATTATGTCAAATAGCTTCTGTTTATTGTCGTCATCATGAATATATGAAATAAGTTGTTTATCTTTCATCGTGAGGCTCCTTCACGTCATAAGTGCAATCTCTCATAGTTTATCACTTTTTTGTTGTAAGATAAAAACAAACCTCTTTTCGTTACGGCATCAAATTACAAAA is a window from the Evansella cellulosilytica DSM 2522 genome containing:
- a CDS encoding DUF2628 domain-containing protein, which translates into the protein MKDKQLISYIHDDDNKQKLFDIIQSNAAFYCNKWKKHHVPTTFSGWNWAAFFFTPIWLSYRHMYGSVLVYYLLIFFIWSIHTIFPLFVFYGNIDPALAILWTCITTFAVHLYFGLKGNALYARKISSLLFDTSEEKAKVPLFQRTGRSYISAVIVPITFVILLLLPAIRVEAWMDTSTLPYGTYVYYEDHGPPLSVKEALDHELPIFEKYTSTVELLYYSPEPVGDRDVRVVLEFNLEGNWQTIRDRTYTFFRSDRVNLHLLDAEDPLLQTGQYRVTVFMEEEIVGTQSFLVELP